The Calditrichota bacterium genome includes the window CTCCCGTCGAATCTCAAGACATATTCGCCTGGACTCTGCAGCTCGTGAACCAGCGTAGCTACTTCCCTTCCACGGAGGTCGAAGATCTTAACAAATACCTCGCTCGTAAGGAGCAGCCGGTAACTAATCACCGTGGCCCCTCTGAAGGGATTGGGATAGCTTGGATTGAGTGAAAACTGCTGAGGATATTGCTCGCTGGCGAAGGTAACCGCGCTGGCCGGTTGCAAAGCCTCAATAGAAGCCTTGAGAGCCACAAAAGCAGCCTCTAGGGTATCGGCCGCGGACGTCGCGTAAGAGTAATTGCGGGTCATTGCGTTCCGAGCCCTGGAAAGCGCTTCTGCGAAATCTGCCCAGCTTTGGGGAGAAAATTCCTCCTCCTGCAGAGCATTAGCCTGAGTCAACAGTGAATCGAGCCCATTGTAGTACTTCCCGACAGCCACTACGGCAAAGAAGGCCGGCTTGCATTGGTTATAGACGTCCCACAGAGACGAGGACTGATTAGTTTTGAAAGTGTACTGGTCGTTGAGACCATCCTTGGATACGCTGATGACCTTCCCCCTGCCGGAAAAGTAGCTCCGCTCCACAAAACACTTGAACAATTGCCCGTACTGATTGGCTTGCTGGCGCAACACTTCCAGCGGTGGCTGGGCGTAGCCTGTGGTGACATCAAGCTCCGTCACCGCCATCTCGTGGCAGATCGGGTCGAACTTCTGGTACGAGGCAATCCACTGCTCAGCAGTGGGAGAGGTCAGGGCGTCGTGCTCCTGCATGCCGATGCCGTCGAGATACCCTGCCGCGAAAATCGGCCCGCACACGCGCACGATTCCGTTTGCCTTCGCAGCAAGGTGCGTGTTATAGTCGTTGTAGTAGAGCTTCATCTGCGTTTCGCCGTAGGCCAGACAGTACTTGCGGGTGAGTTCAAATGCTTTCATGATGTAGCTGTTGTCCCCAAAGGTGCGGAACCACTCGCTGTCCGTCCGGTCTTGGCCGTTGTCTAACACTGCTTCGTTGACCACATCCATGGCCGACAGCAACCCTGGCCAACCTTCGTGGAGCAGGCGGATGACCTCATGAATGTAGTGGTCCATCCGCTCAGTCATCTTCTCTTTGGTTAGGCGTGGCCCCGACTCTGTGTAGCCGGAGCGAAAGAAGGCGGCAGGCGTCTGACTATGCCAAACTAAGGTGTGGCCCCTGAAAGTGAACCCCTGCCGCTTAGCCCAGTTGAGTTGCGCAATCAGGTCACCATTGAAGCGGACGATCGGGTGCACGTCGATCGAATCTCGTGCCGCCTGGGTTGTGGCGCCGTTGTAGGCTGCCGCGCTGGCAGCAATGTCGACCGTATACTGCGGCTTCATGTTGTTGCCGGGGCTCATGCTGTTCATGTGGAATCTTATCAGCTCCCCGCCGTGACGTGCAACCACGGGGGACTGGCCCGGCACGTAAGGATCGTCCGGCAAACCGATGTGCCGATAGGACAGAAGACAGCCGATGTAAAAGTCGTTGGCGTATACATCTCGCAGCCGTGGAACGTTGGTCTGCACTGTGTCCACTTGCGCGAACGCGTGGAGATAGAGGAGCAGTGCGGCCAACGTGGACCACAGCCACTGCGTTGAGCGAACCGATGGGACCTG containing:
- a CDS encoding endo-1,4-beta-xylanase; this translates as MSAHQVPSVRSTQWLWSTLAALLLYLHAFAQVDTVQTNVPRLRDVYANDFYIGCLLSYRHIGLPDDPYVPGQSPVVARHGGELIRFHMNSMSPGNNMKPQYTVDIAASAAAYNGATTQAARDSIDVHPIVRFNGDLIAQLNWAKRQGFTFRGHTLVWHSQTPAAFFRSGYTESGPRLTKEKMTERMDHYIHEVIRLLHEGWPGLLSAMDVVNEAVLDNGQDRTDSEWFRTFGDNSYIMKAFELTRKYCLAYGETQMKLYYNDYNTHLAAKANGIVRVCGPIFAAGYLDGIGMQEHDALTSPTAEQWIASYQKFDPICHEMAVTELDVTTGYAQPPLEVLRQQANQYGQLFKCFVERSYFSGRGKVISVSKDGLNDQYTFKTNQSSSLWDVYNQCKPAFFAVVAVGKYYNGLDSLLTQANALQEEEFSPQSWADFAEALSRARNAMTRNYSYATSAADTLEAAFVALKASIEALQPASAVTFASEQYPQQFSLNPSYPNPFRGATVISYRLLLTSEVFVKIFDLRGREVATLVHELQSPGEYVLRFDGSSLPSGTYLCRMKVGDRVETQKLMLLR